One part of the Candidatus Stygibacter australis genome encodes these proteins:
- a CDS encoding phosphoribosylformylglycinamidine synthase subunit PurQ yields MKKVKSLVVTGYGINCEGELAAAYQLAGAEAQIVHLNDVFLGKVKISDYDILNFPGGFSFGDDLGSGKVLANKMKYKRIADGELFYNVILEFIEAGKFVLGICNGFQFLVKMGLLPNVAKEHSQEVTLTLNDSGKFEDRWVYCRTNPASVTPFLKGIDKTALPVRHGEGKLIIRDEQILNGIIEKNLNCLSYTDFEGNITAEYPYNPNGSYINCAGLCDETGQVFGLMPHPEAYLSIFNHPDWGRKKRMNPEMSEDGEGLEIFKNIVEHIKNR; encoded by the coding sequence ATGAAAAAAGTAAAATCATTAGTAGTTACGGGATATGGGATAAATTGCGAAGGAGAACTGGCAGCAGCATACCAATTAGCTGGAGCAGAAGCTCAAATTGTACATTTAAATGATGTATTTCTGGGGAAAGTAAAAATAAGTGATTATGATATCCTTAATTTCCCTGGTGGGTTTTCATTTGGTGATGATCTGGGCTCTGGCAAAGTGCTGGCTAATAAGATGAAATATAAGAGAATAGCAGATGGTGAGTTATTTTATAATGTCATTCTGGAATTTATAGAAGCAGGAAAATTTGTCTTGGGAATTTGTAACGGATTTCAGTTTCTGGTGAAAATGGGGCTTCTGCCAAATGTAGCTAAAGAGCATTCTCAGGAAGTTACGCTGACTTTGAATGATTCAGGTAAGTTTGAAGACAGATGGGTATATTGCCGAACTAATCCGGCATCAGTAACACCATTTTTGAAGGGAATAGACAAAACAGCATTACCCGTAAGGCATGGTGAAGGCAAACTGATCATCAGAGACGAACAGATTCTTAATGGTATAATAGAAAAGAACTTGAACTGCCTGTCTTATACTGATTTCGAGGGTAATATTACTGCTGAATATCCATACAATCCTAATGGGTCATATATAAATTGTGCTGGTTTATGTGATGAGACAGGACAGGTATTTGGTTTAATGCCGCATCCAGAAGCATATTTATCTATATTTAATCACCCTGACTGGGGACGAAAAAAGAGAATGAATCCTGAAATGTCAGAAGATGGTGAAGGATTAGAGATATTTAAAAACATTGTGGAGCATATCAAGAACAGGTGA